CGGTAATGCCTGAGGATCTCCATGCAGGCGGATGGCGTGCAGGGAGGAAAGCCCACGGCCTTGCCGGAATAAACGCCAGCCTGCGACGCGGCGGTGATGCCGTCCACGTCCTTTTCGGGGGCCAGCGCCGCGCGCACGACCGCTTCGTCGATGTGCTTCGGCAGCGGCATGAAGATCAGGCAGCCGTGGATCGAAGCGTCGGCGTTGATTTTGGCGATGACTTCCAGCAGTTCGTCCTGCGAAGCTTCGGCGGGCAGCGCGAACTGTTTCACTTCCAGTCCCACGGTCGCGGCGCGCTTGGTCGCTCCTCGCTCGTAGGCGAGGTCGTCGCCGCGTTCGCCCATGCGCACGATGGCGAGGCAGGGGGAAACGCCGCGGTCTTTGAGCTTCTGCACGTCGTTTTTGAGCTGCGCGGTGAGGGCGGCGGCCACGGCCTTGCCGTCCAGGATCTGAGCCATAAAAATCACATGCCTTTCCTGATTGAAATCGGAGAACGAAAGCAGCCGCGGAGAAGCGGCGGAGCGGCGAAACGGAAAACAGGACAACGGGATTTCCAGAACGCTCTGCGAAAGGATTTGAAGGATTTCGCAAATATCCTGCTTCGCTGAAGGGGCGTTCAAAAAACGTCCTCTGCTTTTTTGCGCTTCACCCTGTCTGCCCTCCACTTCTTCGTTCCTCCGTGGTTGCCGTTGTTTTTGAGACAGGCGCGTCAGGCGCGCAGGGAATTCATGACGGTTTCGTAGATTTTGTCGGCGCGGCCGCGGCTGCCGGCCAGCATCTTTTCGGCGCGGGCGTCGATGGCGGCGGCGTTGGCGCGGTCTTTCATGGCTTTGGTGTTGATGAACACGTTCAGCGCCGCGCCTTCGAGCGCCGCGCGGCACAGGGCCGCGCCCACGCCGGCGTCGCTGACGGCCAGGCGCGAACCCTTTTCGGCGAAGACGGCCATCAGGCCGATGGCTTCGCAGCATTTCTCCATGATCCGCAGCGGCACGCCGCAGGCGGCGCCCAGCGCCGCTTCCATGACGCGGTCTTTCTCCGCCCGCTGTTCTTCCGTGTCTTTGGGCAGGCCGTAAGCGGCGGCCAGCGGCGCGAAGACCTCGGCGTCCTGTTCCACCAACGCCAGCAGGTCGGCCTGCAGTGCGTCGCATTTGGCCTGCAGGCTTTTGATCTCCTCCTCGACGGCGGCGTACTTCTTCTTGCCGACGGTGAGGCTGCCCACCATGTTGCCCAGCGCGGTTCCGATCGCGCCGCAGAGCGCGGACGCGCCGCCGCCGCCGGGCACGGGCGCTTTGGTGGCGAGGACGGCGACGAAATCGGAGCAGGATTTTTCGGTCATCTTCATGGGACGAGTTCTCCTTTTTTTCGCGGTCATTCGAATTTGAAAAGGAACATATAATTTGACGTCAGGTATCGACTGGCTCGGCGCGATGGATTTCCACGTGGAACATTTTCGTGCCGGCGCGGCGCGTTTGAAAAAAGGCGGACTGTTTCACGCAGTCCGCCCGATTTTTTTAGAACAGCCCCGAGATCTTGCCGTCGGAATCGACGTCGATGCGCTCGGCGGCGGGGATCTTGGGCAGCCCGGGCATGGTCATGATCTCGCCCGTCAGCGCCACGATGAAGCCCGCGCCGGCGCTGACCTTGAGGTTGCGCACGGTGACTTCGAAACCGCGGGGCGCGCCCAGCAGCGTGGGATCGTCGGAGAAGCTATACTGCGTCTTGGCCATGCAGATGGGCAGATTACCGAAGCCCAGTTCTTCCAGCTGCTTCATCTGCTTGCAGGCGTTAGCCGTAAGGACGACGCCGTCGCCGCGGTAGATCTTTTTGACGATGGCGTCGAGCTTCTGCTCGATGGTCATGTCGAGGTCGTAGGCGTAGCTAAAGTCGTTGGGCAGCTCGCAGAGGCGCACCACTTCCCTGGCCAGCTCCACGCCGCCGTCGCCGCCCTTGCCCCAGACTTCCGACAGGGCCACGTTGACGCCCAGCTCGCGGCATTTGTCGGCGATGAGTTTCAGCTCGGCCTCGCTGTCGGTGGGGAAACGGTTGATCGCCACCACGGCGGGCAGCTTGTAGACCTTGGTGATGTTCTCCACGTGCTGCAGCAGGTTGGGCAGCCCCTTTTCGAGCGCGGCCAGATTCTCGTCGTTCAGCTCGGCCTTGGCGACGCCGCCGTGATGCTTGAGCGCGCGCACCGTGGCGACGACCACCACGGCCGAGGGCTTGAGCCCGGCGAAGCGGCACTTGATGTCGAGGAACTTTTCCGCGCCCAGGTCGGCGCCGAATCCGGCCTCCGTGATCGCGTAGTCGCCCATCTTCAGCGCCAGGCGCGTGGCCATGACGGAATTGCAGCCGTGAGCGATGTTGGCGAACGGGCCGCCGTGGATGAAGGCGGGCGTGTGCTCCAGCGTCTGCACCAGATTGGGCTTGAGCGCTTCCACCAGCAGCGCCGCCATGGCGCCCTGAGCGTGCAGGTCGCCGGCCGTGACGGGCTTGCCGCTGCGGCTGTAGGCGACGATGATGCGCGCCAGGCGGGATTTGAGGTCGTCGATGCCGGACGCGAGGCAGAAAACCGCCATGACCTCGGAAGCGACGGTGATGTCGAAGCCGTCCTCGCGCGGCACGCCGTTGGCTTTGCCGCCAAGGCCGCAGACGATGCTGCGCAGCTGGCGGTCGTTCATGTCGACGCAGCGCCGCCAGATGATGCGGCGCGTGTCGACGTCGAGAGAATTGCCCTGCTGGATGTGGTTGTCGAGCATGGCGGCCAGAAGGTTGTTGGCCGCGCCGATGGCGTGAAAATCGCCCGTGAAGTGCAGATTGATGTCTTCCATGGGCACGACCTGGGCGTAGCCGCCGCCGGCCGCGCCGCCCTTGACGCCGAAGACGGGCCCGAGCGAAGGCTCGCGCAGCGCCACCATCACGTTCTTGCCGATCTTGCGCAGGCCGTCGGCCAGGCCGACCGTGGTCGTCGTCTTGCCTTCGCCGGCGGGCGTCGGCGTGATAGCCGTGACCAGCACCAGTTTGCCATCGGGGCGCGGGCAGTCTTTCAGCAGATTGACGTAATCGATCTTGGCTTTGGCGCGGCCATAGAACTCCAGATACTTCCCGTCGATCCCCGCGCCGCGGGCGACTTCCTCGATCGGAAGCATAGGCGTTGACTGCGCGATCTCGATATCGGACGTGTAGGACATGTGAACCCCAACCCTTCTGAATGAATTTTACGGCCGTCTGATCGTGCGACGCCGTAATTATGTTTCTTTACCGCTCGTAAAGCTTCAAGCCGAAACGCGGGGCGCTTACAGTATCTTGGCGAGACGCCGGTGGTAAAAGCCGAGCCAGTTTTCTTCGGCGTAACGGCCGCTTGCCTCCGGCTCGTGCGCTTCGATGGCGTCGATGATGGCGTTGTGCTCGCGTACGGACGCCATCTTGTCGGGGCCTCTCTCAAAATACAGATTTTCGCAGCGGTTGGCGTGAAGCGTCAACGTGTATATTATATCAGAGATGTAAGCGTTGTCAGCCATCTCCAAAAGATATCCGTGGAATTGATTGTCGAAGGTGGCAAGTTTCTGATTTTCTCCCGCTTCGATAGCTTTCTGAAAAACGGCGTTCAATTCACGCAGTTTTTGTATGTCGCCGTTTTTCTGCTTCTGGCAGGCGAGCCGCGCCGCGCAGCCTGAAAGCAGCGCCAGCGCTTCGTAGATCGTGAACGTGTTGTTTTCGTCGAGCGGGGAGACGTGCGTCCCCTTCGACGGCTCGACATACACCAGTCCCTGCTCCGACAAACGCTGTAGCGCTTCGCGCACCGGCGTGCGGCTGACGTCGAAATACTCGGCGATTTCCTGATCGCTGATGCGTTCCCCGGGCTTCATGGTGCCGTTGACGATCCAGCTTTGGAGGGTCCTGTAGATTTTCTCTTTGGCGCTCTCGCGTATGAATTTTTGTTTTCTCTGAGGAATAGGCATTGTTTTTTCCCTGGCTGTCGTTGAATTTTGTGCTGTACCGCTCGCCCTGATCCCGCGGCGCGCTTTTTGCCGCTTCGTAGAGGATTTATATACGATATGCAACAGAAACAAGTATAACATTTTTACGGACAAGATACACAAAATACCTTTGTAAAATCACAGGGCAAAAAATAAAAGTTCGTAATGTTTGGGAGAAACGTTTCTTCAAATAAAAACGGCGGGACGCGGAGCGGAGGCTTTCGGCCTTTTCCATCCGCGGCCCGCCGTTTCGGGCGGAGCGATTAATTCAGTCCCGTCGCGACGTTGAATTCTTCGATGAGTTTGTCGATCTTCGGAGCCATGGTACGGATCTCGCCCCAGTAATTGTCGGCGTCGTACCACTGGCTATGCAGTTCTTCGCTGGTTTTGCCCTGCTGCTCGATCCATGTGTAGTACTTCAGGTTATGGACGCGCAGGCGTTCGGGATAGGTGAGCTCCAGCGCATTATCGCTTTTTTGCCCGTGCAGGCGGCTCGCGAAGTCGACTTCGGCGTTAACGGCGCCGTACGCCCCGAATTCCGCTTCGAGTTCCTGCAGGCGCGAGCCGTACATTTCCATCGAGTCGGTAAGAATGGTGAAAACGACGTCGTGCTCGTCCATTTCGTAGTACTTGGCGGCCTTGATCGCGCTCAGCAAATTAGCGACGCCGGAAATGCCCAGCAGATCCAACTGTTCCGTAAGGGCCGCGGGCACTCCCGCGCGGCGGAGGAATTCGCGACCGGCAGGTTCGTTGAACAGGCGGATCAGTGCCATGCAGTCGTTATCGTCGATGGCGGTGACCATGTCCGTGTTGCGCACGTTGTGTACCCAGGGCACGTGTTTGTCGCCGATGCCTTCGATGCGGTGTGCCCCCCAGCCGTTGCGCAGCAAGGTGGGGCATTGCAGCGCTTCGCTGGCGACGATCTTCATGCCGGGCCAGATCTGTTTCAGATAGTCGCCGCTGGCGATCGTCCCGGCGGAGCCGGTCGTGTAAACGGCCGCGGCGAGGCGGTCGCCCGGGCGCATGCAGCCTTTCGCCACTTCTTCGAGCGCGCCGCCCGTAACTTCGTAATGCCACAGATAATTGCCGAACTCCTCGAACTGGTTGAAGATCACCACGTCGTCGCGGGTCGAGCGCAGTTCATGGACTTTGTCGTAAATTTCTTTGACGTTGCTCTCCGTGCCGGGCGTGGCGATGATCTCGCCGGCTACGGTGCGGAGCCAGTCGAAGCGTTCCTTGCTCATGCCTTCGGGGAGGATGGCGATGGAGCGGCAGCCGAGCAGCTGGGAGTTGTACGCACCGCCGCGGCAATAGTTGCCCGTCGAAGGCCAGACGGCCCAATCGCGGGTTGGATCGAACTGTCCCGTGACAAGACGGGGTACAAGGCAGCCGAAACTTGCGCCGACTTTGTGGGCCCCGGTGGGGAACCATTTGCCGACGAGAGCGAAAATGCGCGCCTTCACTCCCGTCAGCGAGCTGGGAAACTCGATGAAGTTGACGCCGCCGTAGAGCCCGCCGGAAGTTTTGGGCTCGTTCTTCCAGGTGATGCGGAACAGGTTCAGCGGATTGACGTCCCACAAGCCGGTTTCTTTCAGTCCTTCCTTGACTTTCGCCGGCGTCTCCTTGTCGGGGTTTTTCATCTGGCGGAAAGTGGGGATGAGGATATGCCGCGATTTGGCGCGCTCGATGCCGTTCTTTCGTCTTTCCTTGTCGACGAGCAGGTTGATTTGGTCGTACATTTTGAGTCTCTCCTTAATAAATAAAATTGGGGGGAACGCCGAAGCGTATAAAAATGCCGCGGATGAGTCGTTTGGGCAAAAACGCCGTCAGCCGAGAATTTTTATCAGTTCCTCCATGTTTGGGGCGACTTTTGCAGCCGGCGGAACCGCTTTCTGCGCCGAGGCGACGTCTTTGAGGCCGTTGCCTGAAATGATCACGGCGACGCGGTCCGACGCCTTGAGACGTCTTTCGCGAGCGAATTTGACGAAACCGGCGTAGGCCGTCGCTCCCGCGGGCTCGGCGAACACGCCGCTTTTTCGCGGCAGTTCGGCGACGGCGGAAAGGATCTCGGCGTCGCTGACGGCGGTCGTATTCCCATGAGAAGCGCGGATCGCGTGAAGCGCTTTCGCCCAGTTGTGCGGCGCGCCCACGTCGATGCTGTCGGCAATCGTGTGCGAGGGGCCGAATACGACTTTATCGGCGCCCTCCTGAATCGCCCTGTGGATCGGGCAGGCGCCCTCCGCCTGAACGCCGATGATCTGAGGAATATGGTCGATGACGCCGATCTTGTACAGATCGTAAAAACCCTTGTACGTCGAACTGACGATGCAGCCGTCGCCGACGGAGACGAAAACTTTGTCGGGGACGTCCCAGTCGCACTGTTCCGCGATCTCCATCGCGCAGGTCTTTTTCCCTTCGACGAGGAACGGGTTGATCGCGCAGTTGCGGTCGTACCAGCCGTAATGTTCGATGGCCTCGATCGCCAGCCGCACCGCTGCGGCGTAATCTCCCTTGACGAGGAACACCCGTGCGCCGAACACGAGCAGCTGCGTCACTTTGGCGACTGGCGCCGTTTCCGGAACGAAGATCACGCTTTTCAATCCCATGTTGGCGGCGAAACCCGCGAGCGAACTGGCGGCGTTGCCCGTCGACGCGCAGGCGAGAACGTCGCGGTTTAGCTCCGCGGCGAGCGTTACGGCGACGGCGCTGGCGCGGTCTTTGAGCGAAGCCGTGGGATTGCGTCCGTCGTCCTTGATCAGAAGCTGCCCGACGTCGTATTCGGACGCGATCTGGGGCATATCGTAGAGCGGCGTCCAGCCGACCTGAAGCGTGGGGCGGCGCGAATTTTTCCGCATCGGAAGCAGGGCTTCGTAGCGCCAAAGACTGAAACGCGGATCCGCCGCCAGAGAGGTGCGGTCGATCTGTTTTTTCACTTCGTCGTAGTCGTACAGCACGTGCATAGTGCCGTGGATCCCGCAGTCGGGACACGTTTTCAACGTGCTTTCGGCGGGGAATTCGCGCCCGCAGAGGGCGCATTTGAGCGTGTAGAAAGCCATGACGTGCCTCTAGCGAAGAACGGCGCGGACGATGCCCTGATAGCCTTCGCAGGCCTTGCAGAGCTGGTCGATCTCGATGTATTCGTCGACCACGTGGGCCAGCGATTCGAGCGAGCCGCCGAAGCCGACGGTGGGGATCCCCGCCTTGCCGGCGTAATAGCTGCCGTTGGTGCAGAAAGCGTAATGGGAGAATTCCGGATTCAATCCGGCGTTCCTCAGCCCTTCCAGCGCCGCCGCGACGAACCAGTTGTCTTCGGGGAACAGCCAACCGGGCGCGTAGCGCGTCGCGGAGATCGTCTCGCCGGTGTAGCACTTTTCCGTGCCGGTAGCCAGATAAACTCTGGCGTCCAGACGGGGATCGAGCTTCTTCTGCGCGTCGACGATGTCCTGAATCTGCTTCAGCACCTCGGCGTCGGTTTCTCCCACGAGCAGACGCCGGTCGTACGTGACGCGGCACTTTTCGGGCACGACGCTGGCGCCGGGATAAGGGGAGGAAATGATGTCGGTCAGTTCGAGAATGCCTTTGCCGAGCACAGGCTGCTCTTTAGGCTTGAAATCGCGCTCGATGGCGGTCAGAAGCGGCGCCATCGTCTTTACGGCGTTAAGGCCGACCTCGGGATTGGACGAGTGGGCGGATTTCCCCAGAGTCTCCAGAACCACTTCGGCGCGGCCGCGCTGGCCGCGTTTCAGATTCAGCGACGAAGCCTCGCCGATGATCACGCAGTCGGGCTTCCAGCGGATCCCCAGTTCCTCGGAAGCGACGCCCTCGAAGCATTCTTCGTGCACGCCGCCGCAGACGATCAGTTCTCCGTTAAGTTCGGCATGATTTTCTTTGAGCAGTCTGGCCGCCATGATTGCGGCGCCCAGATTGCCCTTCATGTCGCTCGTGCCGCGGCCGTACATGCGCCCGCCGACGATCTCGGCCGCGAAAGGATCGTGAGTCCATTTGGAGCGGTCGGCGATGTCGACGTGATCCATGTGGCCTTCGAAGAGCAGCTTTTTGCCGCCTTTGCCGAATACCATGCGCCCCGAAACGTTGCCGTAACGGTCGCGTTCGGTGGAGTCGAAGCCGAAGCGCTTCATCGCGTTTTCGACAAAATCGGCGATTTTGTCCTCGTGCCCGGAAAGACTGGGACAGCGAATCATGCCGCGAACCAGTTCGACCAATTCGTCCTGCCATTTTTCACTCATCGGGAAAAGCCTCCTTGAACGTTTAATGAATGGTTTCGGTTTTTCTGCGTAATTATTGAGTCTGGCTATAAGTTGTTGTCCTTAGTCCATTGCTTGTAAACCTTGAAAAATATAGGCGCGAGCGCAAGCATGGCGATCATGTTGGGGATGCCTTCGATGCCGGTTGAAATGTCGACGATCGTCCAGACCAGATCGACGTCCTGCGTCACGGCGACGAACGGCGGGATCAGCCAGAAAACGTTGAAGATTCCCATATTTTTTTCGCCGAAGACATAAACGACGGACGTCTTGTATTCGAAGTAGTAGCCGATCATCGTCGTGAGAGCCGCGAGCATGACGGATATGGAGACGATCCACGCGCCGAATTTTCCGTACAGCGTATCGAATGCGGAGATGGTAAGGGCGATGCCGTTCAAACCGCCGCTCCACACGTCGGGAGCCGAAAGCAGGATAACGAACGCGGTCATCGAACACATCACGATCGTATCGACGAAAACTTCGACGATGCCGTACAGACCCTGCTGGCAGGGGTGCCTGGTGATCGACGTGGCGTGAACCATCGAAGCCGTTCCCAGTCCGGCTTCGTTGGAGAAAACGCCTCGCGCCGCGCCGTACCGGACGGCGAGGATCATCGTGCCTCCGGCAAAACCGCCGACGGCCGCATGGGGGTTGAAAGCGTACTTGAAGATCATGCCGACCACTTCGGGCAGTCGCGCAATGTTCGTAAAAATAACCCCGAGCGAAAATACGGTATAGACGACGACAAAGTAAGGCATGATACTTTCGGCGAAACGCCCGATGCGTTTGAAACCGCCGAAGCATACGAGCGCGGTGAGAATGACAGCGCAGACGACGGTGGCCAGGGGCGGGATACCGAAAGTGCTCTTGAGGGCCGAAGCCATCGTGTGAGGCTGGACCCATACGGCGGTGCCGAGGGCCCCGACGATCATCATCACGCCGTAGAACATGGCGAGCGGCTTCCATCTTTTACCCATGCCCTTTTCGATGTAGTACATCGGGCCGCCGTAAAAGGCGCCGCTCTCCGTTTGCTCGCGGAAATGAACGGCCAGAACGACCTCGACGAATTTCGTCATCATGCCGAAAAGGCCCATGATCCACATCCAGAAAACGGCTCCCGGACCGCCGGTCGCGATCGCGGTCGCCACTCCGGCGATATTGCCGTTGCCGATACATCCGGCGAGAGCCGAAGAAACGGCCTGCAGCGGCGTGATCGTGCCTTCGCCTTCGAGCGCGTCCTTTCTGAAGCACTTGCCGAGCGTTTCTTTGAGGACGTAAGGAAGCTTGCGGATTTGAAAAAATCTCGTCCCCAAACCGAAAATCAGACCGCACAGGAAAATGAGAATCATCATGGGCCAGCCCCAAAGCTCGCCGGCCAGCCAGTTTAAAAATTTCGACATGATCGCTTGCCTCCTTCTTGGCTTGTGATGAAATACGAAAGACGCCGGACTTGTTACGCGCGAATGGAACGCTCCGTCGCTATCGCCTGAAAAAAATCACTCCTTATCGAATCGCAGCACTTTGCCCGCTTTCCCCTTGACGACTTGATTGCCGTCGACAACCAGCCGGCCGTTGACGACGACGTATGGAATTCCGGCGGAGTACTGCATGGGATCGGTATAAGTCGCTTTGTCGGCCACCGTCTCGGGATCGAAAATGGCGATGTCGGCGGCATAGCCTTCCCTGAGTAAACCGCGCTCTTTCAGCTTGAAGATGGAGGCGGGACGGGAGGTCATCTTGCGGATCGCTTCGGGCAGCGTCATCAGTTTGCGCTCGCGCACGTAACGACCGAGAATGCGCGAGAACGAACCGTATACGCGCGGATGCGGACGGGCGCCGAGAATGCCGTCGGTGCAAGGATTTTGGAGACGATGCGCTATGATGGCCTCGACGTGCTCTTCCAGTCCGTAAAAGTCCACCAGGCCGACCGCCAGTTCCTCTTCGAGCAGCAAATCGAACGAGGCGTCGAAGGGATCTTTGCCGCGGATCTGGCCGATCTCGATCATATTCTTGCCGACCAGGTCGGCGTTCTTCGGCGTCTTCACGAACGTCACGAAAATGTTTTCCATGCCGGCGAAATCGACGAAATTGTCCCAGCCGGGGATCCCCTTGGCGATGTCGGCCTTCATGCGCGCGCGGGCGTCCTTGTCGGCGAGACGGGCAAGACATTTTTCCGCGCCTCCGTCGTGGGCCCACGGCGGCAGAATGACGCTGAACGTGGTGCTGCCGGCGGCGTAAGGGTACTGGTCGAACGAAAGCTGGATATCTTTTTCCCCTTCGTCGAGCTTTTTCATGACGGCGTCGAAGAGATGGGCATTCTTCATGCCGCAGACTTTGAAATGCGAGAAATGAATGGGGCAGCCCGACTTGCGGCTGATGCGGAACACTTCGTCCATCGAGTTGAGGATGTCGTCGGCTTCGCTGCGCTGGTGAATGACGAACGGCAAATTGTATTTGGTCAGGACGCTGGTGACCGCGGCGATCTCATCTTCCGTCATATAGTTGCTGGGAGGGTAGATGAGCCCTGTGGAGAGGCCGACCGCGCCCGCGCCGATGCATTTTTCCAGCAGATCCTTCATCATGTCGATCTCGCTGGCCGTGGCGGGGCGGTTCTCAAGACCCATTACGCACATGCGGATATTGCCCGTCGGCGCCAGGTAGGCGAGATTGGGCCCCAGCGGCATCGCGTCGAGGCGTTTCAGATAGTCTTCGGCGGAGCGCCATTTCCAGTCGACCGGGTACTGTCCCTCCAGCCCGGCCATCGTCTTTTCCCATGAAGACAGAAATTCCGGCACGACGGGAGCCAGCGACATCCCGTCCTGACCGATGATGTCCGTCGTGACGCCCTGAGTCGTTTTATTGGTGATTTCGGGTTCGACCAGAGCCACCAGGTCGGAGTGACTGTGCGTGTCGATAAAACCGGGAGCCACCGCCAGCCCCGCGGCGTCGATCGTGCGGCGTGCCTCGGCCTGAACGCTGCCGACGGCGGCAATTTTGCCGTCTTTGACTGCCACGTCGGCGCGAAAGCCTTCCTTGCCGTCGCCGGCATAGCACATGCCGTTTTTGAGCAACAGATCGTACGTCATTGCCTTCCCTCCTCAAAAAATTTAAATCAAGACTCTCTCGAACGTGAGTTAAAGCTTCCGCCGTCCGTTTACCACGCGCCGACGACGTTCGCGCCCAGAAGCAGCTCGGGCAGCCAGCACGACAGGAAAGGGAAATACGTT
This sequence is a window from Pyramidobacter sp. YE332. Protein-coding genes within it:
- a CDS encoding formate--tetrahydrofolate ligase, which translates into the protein MSYTSDIEIAQSTPMLPIEEVARGAGIDGKYLEFYGRAKAKIDYVNLLKDCPRPDGKLVLVTAITPTPAGEGKTTTTVGLADGLRKIGKNVMVALREPSLGPVFGVKGGAAGGGYAQVVPMEDINLHFTGDFHAIGAANNLLAAMLDNHIQQGNSLDVDTRRIIWRRCVDMNDRQLRSIVCGLGGKANGVPREDGFDITVASEVMAVFCLASGIDDLKSRLARIIVAYSRSGKPVTAGDLHAQGAMAALLVEALKPNLVQTLEHTPAFIHGGPFANIAHGCNSVMATRLALKMGDYAITEAGFGADLGAEKFLDIKCRFAGLKPSAVVVVATVRALKHHGGVAKAELNDENLAALEKGLPNLLQHVENITKVYKLPAVVAINRFPTDSEAELKLIADKCRELGVNVALSEVWGKGGDGGVELAREVVRLCELPNDFSYAYDLDMTIEQKLDAIVKKIYRGDGVVLTANACKQMKQLEELGFGNLPICMAKTQYSFSDDPTLLGAPRGFEVTVRNLKVSAGAGFIVALTGEIMTMPGLPKIPAAERIDVDSDGKISGLF
- a CDS encoding cyclodeaminase/cyclohydrolase family protein is translated as MKMTEKSCSDFVAVLATKAPVPGGGGASALCGAIGTALGNMVGSLTVGKKKYAAVEEEIKSLQAKCDALQADLLALVEQDAEVFAPLAAAYGLPKDTEEQRAEKDRVMEAALGAACGVPLRIMEKCCEAIGLMAVFAEKGSRLAVSDAGVGAALCRAALEGAALNVFINTKAMKDRANAAAIDARAEKMLAGSRGRADKIYETVMNSLRA
- a CDS encoding bifunctional 5,10-methylenetetrahydrofolate dehydrogenase/5,10-methenyltetrahydrofolate cyclohydrolase is translated as MAQILDGKAVAAALTAQLKNDVQKLKDRGVSPCLAIVRMGERGDDLAYERGATKRAATVGLEVKQFALPAEASQDELLEVIAKINADASIHGCLIFMPLPKHIDEAVVRAALAPEKDVDGITAASQAGVYSGKAVGFPPCTPSACMEILRHYRIELKGANAVVFGRSLVVGRPLAMMLLAQNATVTICHTKTRDAAAVARGADVLLAAVGHAGAVGEAFVTPDQVLIDVGINVNAEGKLCGDVAPEAAQKARASTPVPGGVGSVTTTVLAKHVIEAAQRTLE
- a CDS encoding sodium:alanine symporter family protein gives rise to the protein MSKFLNWLAGELWGWPMMILIFLCGLIFGLGTRFFQIRKLPYVLKETLGKCFRKDALEGEGTITPLQAVSSALAGCIGNGNIAGVATAIATGGPGAVFWMWIMGLFGMMTKFVEVVLAVHFREQTESGAFYGGPMYYIEKGMGKRWKPLAMFYGVMMIVGALGTAVWVQPHTMASALKSTFGIPPLATVVCAVILTALVCFGGFKRIGRFAESIMPYFVVVYTVFSLGVIFTNIARLPEVVGMIFKYAFNPHAAVGGFAGGTMILAVRYGAARGVFSNEAGLGTASMVHATSITRHPCQQGLYGIVEVFVDTIVMCSMTAFVILLSAPDVWSGGLNGIALTISAFDTLYGKFGAWIVSISVMLAALTTMIGYYFEYKTSVVYVFGEKNMGIFNVFWLIPPFVAVTQDVDLVWTIVDISTGIEGIPNMIAMLALAPIFFKVYKQWTKDNNL
- a CDS encoding pyridoxal-phosphate dependent enzyme; amino-acid sequence: MYDQINLLVDKERRKNGIERAKSRHILIPTFRQMKNPDKETPAKVKEGLKETGLWDVNPLNLFRITWKNEPKTSGGLYGGVNFIEFPSSLTGVKARIFALVGKWFPTGAHKVGASFGCLVPRLVTGQFDPTRDWAVWPSTGNYCRGGAYNSQLLGCRSIAILPEGMSKERFDWLRTVAGEIIATPGTESNVKEIYDKVHELRSTRDDVVIFNQFEEFGNYLWHYEVTGGALEEVAKGCMRPGDRLAAAVYTTGSAGTIASGDYLKQIWPGMKIVASEALQCPTLLRNGWGAHRIEGIGDKHVPWVHNVRNTDMVTAIDDNDCMALIRLFNEPAGREFLRRAGVPAALTEQLDLLGISGVANLLSAIKAAKYYEMDEHDVVFTILTDSMEMYGSRLQELEAEFGAYGAVNAEVDFASRLHGQKSDNALELTYPERLRVHNLKYYTWIEQQGKTSEELHSQWYDADNYWGEIRTMAPKIDKLIEEFNVATGLN
- the thrC gene encoding threonine synthase — protein: MAFYTLKCALCGREFPAESTLKTCPDCGIHGTMHVLYDYDEVKKQIDRTSLAADPRFSLWRYEALLPMRKNSRRPTLQVGWTPLYDMPQIASEYDVGQLLIKDDGRNPTASLKDRASAVAVTLAAELNRDVLACASTGNAASSLAGFAANMGLKSVIFVPETAPVAKVTQLLVFGARVFLVKGDYAAAVRLAIEAIEHYGWYDRNCAINPFLVEGKKTCAMEIAEQCDWDVPDKVFVSVGDGCIVSSTYKGFYDLYKIGVIDHIPQIIGVQAEGACPIHRAIQEGADKVVFGPSHTIADSIDVGAPHNWAKALHAIRASHGNTTAVSDAEILSAVAELPRKSGVFAEPAGATAYAGFVKFARERRLKASDRVAVIISGNGLKDVASAQKAVPPAAKVAPNMEELIKILG
- a CDS encoding YgeY family selenium metabolism-linked hydrolase codes for the protein MSEKWQDELVELVRGMIRCPSLSGHEDKIADFVENAMKRFGFDSTERDRYGNVSGRMVFGKGGKKLLFEGHMDHVDIADRSKWTHDPFAAEIVGGRMYGRGTSDMKGNLGAAIMAARLLKENHAELNGELIVCGGVHEECFEGVASEELGIRWKPDCVIIGEASSLNLKRGQRGRAEVVLETLGKSAHSSNPEVGLNAVKTMAPLLTAIERDFKPKEQPVLGKGILELTDIISSPYPGASVVPEKCRVTYDRRLLVGETDAEVLKQIQDIVDAQKKLDPRLDARVYLATGTEKCYTGETISATRYAPGWLFPEDNWFVAAALEGLRNAGLNPEFSHYAFCTNGSYYAGKAGIPTVGFGGSLESLAHVVDEYIEIDQLCKACEGYQGIVRAVLR
- a CDS encoding GntR family transcriptional regulator, with protein sequence MPIPQRKQKFIRESAKEKIYRTLQSWIVNGTMKPGERISDQEIAEYFDVSRTPVREALQRLSEQGLVYVEPSKGTHVSPLDENNTFTIYEALALLSGCAARLACQKQKNGDIQKLRELNAVFQKAIEAGENQKLATFDNQFHGYLLEMADNAYISDIIYTLTLHANRCENLYFERGPDKMASVREHNAIIDAIEAHEPEASGRYAEENWLGFYHRRLAKIL
- a CDS encoding D-aminoacylase produces the protein MTYDLLLKNGMCYAGDGKEGFRADVAVKDGKIAAVGSVQAEARRTIDAAGLAVAPGFIDTHSHSDLVALVEPEITNKTTQGVTTDIIGQDGMSLAPVVPEFLSSWEKTMAGLEGQYPVDWKWRSAEDYLKRLDAMPLGPNLAYLAPTGNIRMCVMGLENRPATASEIDMMKDLLEKCIGAGAVGLSTGLIYPPSNYMTEDEIAAVTSVLTKYNLPFVIHQRSEADDILNSMDEVFRISRKSGCPIHFSHFKVCGMKNAHLFDAVMKKLDEGEKDIQLSFDQYPYAAGSTTFSVILPPWAHDGGAEKCLARLADKDARARMKADIAKGIPGWDNFVDFAGMENIFVTFVKTPKNADLVGKNMIEIGQIRGKDPFDASFDLLLEEELAVGLVDFYGLEEHVEAIIAHRLQNPCTDGILGARPHPRVYGSFSRILGRYVRERKLMTLPEAIRKMTSRPASIFKLKERGLLREGYAADIAIFDPETVADKATYTDPMQYSAGIPYVVVNGRLVVDGNQVVKGKAGKVLRFDKE